Proteins from a single region of Harpia harpyja isolate bHarHar1 chromosome 14, bHarHar1 primary haplotype, whole genome shotgun sequence:
- the ST8SIA2 gene encoding alpha-2,8-sialyltransferase 8B isoform X2, whose amino-acid sequence MRLFSDLCRRSSGGRGTIRSAVNSLHSKSNRAEVVINDSSSPAVVDRSNESIKHNIKPASSKWRHNQTLSLKIRKQILKFLDAEKDISVLKGTLKPGDIIHYVFDRDSTMNVSQNLYELLPRTSPLKGKQFPTCAIVGNSGVLLSSGCGPEIDAHSFVIRCNLAPVQEYSQDVGMKTDLVTMNPSVIQRAFEDLVNETWREKLLQRLHSLNGSILWIPAFMAKGGKERVEWVNELILKHHINVRTAYPSLRLLHAVRGYWLTNKVHIKRPTTGLLMYTLATRFCNQIYLYGFWPFPLDQNQNPVKYHYYDSLKYGYTSQASPHTMPLEFKALKTLHQQGALKLTVGECDGAT is encoded by the exons GAGTTCTGGAGGCAGAGGTACAATCAGATCAGCTGTGAACAGCTTACATAGCAAATCTAATAG aGCTGAGGTAGTAATAAATGACTCTTCGTCTCCAGCTGTTGTTGACAGAAGTAATGAAAGCATTAAGCACAACATTAAACCAGCCTCATCCAAATGGAGACACAACCAGACACTCTCTTTGAAGATCAG GAAACAGATCTTGAAGTTCCTGGATGCAGAGAAGGACATTTCGGTGCTGAAGGGGACGCTGAAGCCGGGGGACATCATCCACTATGTCTTTGACAGGGACAGCACCATGAATGTCTCGCAGAACCTGTATGAGCTGCTGCCCCGCACCTCGCCCCTCAAGGGCAAGCAGTTCCCCACCTGCGCCATCGTGGGCAACTCGGGGGTCCTGCTCAGCAGCGGCTGCGGCCCTGAGATCGACGCGCACAGCTTCGTGATAAG GTGCAATCTGGCCCCTGTCCAGGAGTACTCGCAGGACGTGGGCATGAAGACGGACCTGGTGACCATGAACCCCTCGGTCATCCAACGGGCCTTCGAGGACCTGGTGAACGAGACTTggagggagaagctgctgcaacGCCTCCACAGCCTCAATGGCAGCATCCTCTGGATCCCAGCGTTCATGGCCAAGGGGGGCAAGGAACGAGTGGAGTGGGTGAATGAGCTCATCCTGAAGCATCACATCAACGTCAGGACTGCCTACCCCTCGCTGCGCCTGCTGCATGCTGTCCGAGG GTACTGGCTAACAAACAAGGTGCACATCAAGCGACCCACCACAGGCCTCCTCATGTACACCTTAGCCACTCGATTCTGCAACCAGATCTATCTCTACGGCTTCTGGCCCTTTCCCCTGGACCAGAACCAGAATCCGGTCAAGTACCACTACTACGACAGCCTGAAGTATGGCTACACCTCGCAGGCCAGCCCGCACACCATGCCCTTGGAGTTCAAAGCCTTAAAGACGCTGCACCAGCAGGGAGCCTTGAAGCTGACAGTGGGGGAGTGCGATGGGGCGACGTAG
- the ST8SIA2 gene encoding alpha-2,8-sialyltransferase 8B isoform X1 encodes MPLPCRGWTLALLTLLVGFLIFADISEIEEESGSSGGRGTIRSAVNSLHSKSNRAEVVINDSSSPAVVDRSNESIKHNIKPASSKWRHNQTLSLKIRKQILKFLDAEKDISVLKGTLKPGDIIHYVFDRDSTMNVSQNLYELLPRTSPLKGKQFPTCAIVGNSGVLLSSGCGPEIDAHSFVIRCNLAPVQEYSQDVGMKTDLVTMNPSVIQRAFEDLVNETWREKLLQRLHSLNGSILWIPAFMAKGGKERVEWVNELILKHHINVRTAYPSLRLLHAVRGYWLTNKVHIKRPTTGLLMYTLATRFCNQIYLYGFWPFPLDQNQNPVKYHYYDSLKYGYTSQASPHTMPLEFKALKTLHQQGALKLTVGECDGAT; translated from the exons GAGTTCTGGAGGCAGAGGTACAATCAGATCAGCTGTGAACAGCTTACATAGCAAATCTAATAG aGCTGAGGTAGTAATAAATGACTCTTCGTCTCCAGCTGTTGTTGACAGAAGTAATGAAAGCATTAAGCACAACATTAAACCAGCCTCATCCAAATGGAGACACAACCAGACACTCTCTTTGAAGATCAG GAAACAGATCTTGAAGTTCCTGGATGCAGAGAAGGACATTTCGGTGCTGAAGGGGACGCTGAAGCCGGGGGACATCATCCACTATGTCTTTGACAGGGACAGCACCATGAATGTCTCGCAGAACCTGTATGAGCTGCTGCCCCGCACCTCGCCCCTCAAGGGCAAGCAGTTCCCCACCTGCGCCATCGTGGGCAACTCGGGGGTCCTGCTCAGCAGCGGCTGCGGCCCTGAGATCGACGCGCACAGCTTCGTGATAAG GTGCAATCTGGCCCCTGTCCAGGAGTACTCGCAGGACGTGGGCATGAAGACGGACCTGGTGACCATGAACCCCTCGGTCATCCAACGGGCCTTCGAGGACCTGGTGAACGAGACTTggagggagaagctgctgcaacGCCTCCACAGCCTCAATGGCAGCATCCTCTGGATCCCAGCGTTCATGGCCAAGGGGGGCAAGGAACGAGTGGAGTGGGTGAATGAGCTCATCCTGAAGCATCACATCAACGTCAGGACTGCCTACCCCTCGCTGCGCCTGCTGCATGCTGTCCGAGG GTACTGGCTAACAAACAAGGTGCACATCAAGCGACCCACCACAGGCCTCCTCATGTACACCTTAGCCACTCGATTCTGCAACCAGATCTATCTCTACGGCTTCTGGCCCTTTCCCCTGGACCAGAACCAGAATCCGGTCAAGTACCACTACTACGACAGCCTGAAGTATGGCTACACCTCGCAGGCCAGCCCGCACACCATGCCCTTGGAGTTCAAAGCCTTAAAGACGCTGCACCAGCAGGGAGCCTTGAAGCTGACAGTGGGGGAGTGCGATGGGGCGACGTAG